A single window of Qipengyuania sediminis DNA harbors:
- the ppa gene encoding inorganic diphosphatase — MRIDMIPVGDDPPESLNVIIEVPTGGEPVKYEFDKASGALFVDRILHTPMRYPANYGFVPHTLSDDGDPIDALVISRSPFIPGCVVRARPIGVLHLEDEHGGDEKLICVPIDTTFPYYSDVAETKDLPSIIFQQIEHFFTHYKDLETEKWVRVGKWGDAEEAKRLIREAIERYGEVKRV, encoded by the coding sequence ATGCGTATCGACATGATCCCGGTGGGCGACGACCCGCCCGAAAGCCTCAACGTCATCATCGAGGTGCCGACCGGCGGCGAGCCGGTGAAGTATGAATTCGACAAGGCCAGCGGTGCGCTGTTCGTGGACCGTATCCTTCACACGCCGATGCGCTATCCGGCGAATTACGGCTTCGTACCGCATACGCTGTCCGACGATGGCGATCCGATCGATGCGCTGGTCATCAGCCGCAGCCCTTTCATCCCCGGCTGCGTCGTCCGCGCCCGCCCCATCGGCGTGCTCCATCTCGAGGACGAGCACGGCGGCGACGAGAAGCTCATCTGCGTGCCGATCGACACCACCTTCCCCTATTATTCGGATGTCGCCGAGACCAAGGACCTGCCCTCGATCATCTTCCAGCAGATCGAGCACTTCTTCACCCACTACAAGGACCTGGAGACGGAGAAGTGGGTCCGCGTCGGCAAATGGGGCGACGCGGAGGAGGCCAAACGCCTGATCCGCGAGGCGATCGAGAGATACGGCGAGGTTAAGCGCGTCTAA
- the prfA gene encoding peptide chain release factor 1, translated as MTIPPNRIDQLLSRFAEIEARLASGTLEGEAFVAASRDYAELEPVARAAGEVRAMRAEIAELSALTNDPEMAILAGEELTALRERLPEAERRLAIAMLPRDAADARPAMLEIRAGTGGEEAALFAADLYRMYERFAAEQGWRVEPVSISASDIGGYKEVVANIAGSGVFAKLKFESGVHRVQRVPETESGGRIHTSAATVAVLPEPDEVDVRIEDKDLKIDVYRASGAGGQHVNTTDSAVRITHLPTGTVVTCQDGRSQHKNKDKAMQVLRARLYEAQRDAAQGAEAEARKAMVGSGDRSERIRTYNFPQGRVTDHRIGLTLHKLPEILAGPGLGELVAALTAEDEAKRLASLDN; from the coding sequence GTGACGATTCCCCCTAACCGCATCGACCAGCTCCTCAGCCGCTTCGCCGAGATCGAGGCGCGGTTGGCTTCGGGCACGCTCGAGGGGGAGGCCTTCGTTGCCGCGAGCCGGGATTATGCCGAGCTCGAACCAGTTGCGCGCGCCGCGGGCGAGGTGCGGGCGATGCGCGCCGAGATTGCGGAGCTTTCCGCACTGACGAACGATCCCGAGATGGCCATACTCGCCGGCGAGGAGCTTACCGCGCTGCGCGAGCGCCTCCCCGAGGCCGAGCGCCGCCTCGCCATCGCGATGCTGCCGCGCGATGCTGCCGATGCGCGGCCCGCCATGCTCGAGATCCGCGCCGGTACCGGGGGCGAGGAGGCGGCGCTGTTCGCGGCCGATCTCTACCGCATGTACGAACGTTTCGCGGCCGAGCAGGGCTGGCGGGTCGAGCCGGTCAGCATCAGCGCCTCCGATATCGGCGGTTACAAGGAAGTCGTCGCCAATATCGCCGGCAGCGGAGTCTTCGCGAAACTGAAGTTCGAAAGCGGGGTCCACCGCGTCCAGCGCGTGCCCGAAACCGAGAGCGGCGGACGCATCCACACCAGCGCCGCCACCGTCGCCGTGCTGCCCGAACCGGACGAGGTCGATGTCCGCATCGAGGACAAGGACCTGAAGATCGACGTCTATCGCGCGTCCGGTGCGGGCGGCCAGCACGTCAACACCACCGACAGCGCCGTCCGGATCACGCATCTGCCGACCGGAACCGTCGTCACCTGCCAGGACGGGCGCAGCCAGCACAAGAACAAGGACAAGGCGATGCAGGTTCTGCGCGCCCGGCTTTACGAGGCCCAGCGCGATGCGGCGCAGGGGGCGGAGGCCGAGGCGAGGAAGGCCATGGTCGGCTCGGGCGACCGCTCCGAACGGATCCGCACCTACAATTTCCCGCAAGGCCGCGTCACCGATCACCGGATCGGGTTGACGCTGCACAAGCTCCCCGAAATCCTGGCCGGGCCCGGCCTCGGCGAACTGGTCGCCGCCCTGACGGCGGAGGACGAGGCGAAGCGGCTGGCTTCGCTCGATAATTGA
- a CDS encoding TldD/PmbA family protein → MIDKDEALARCQELVGLARKAGADAADAVVRAEASESVTVRLGALEDVSRSESESLALRVFLGRRSASVQASDFAPAALGVLVERALEMARLAPEDAYAGLAPVEALMREEPPDLDLADPVEPAPARLRDLAAECEDAARAVAGVTNSNGGSAGHSRSVSALATSHGVARRVEATGHSLSASVIAGPSGAMQTDHAWRSARHAADLATAAEIGREAGERAAARVGPGSVAGGTMPVVFDPRIGSGLLGHLLGAMNGAAAARQASFLLGRENEDLFDPAIRILEDPLRPRGLASRAMDGEGLSCAPRPLVENGRIFGWLTNAAAARQLGAALTGHAARGGGGAPGIAASNVHLESGTCTPEALMADIAEGLYVTDLFGQGVNLVTGDYSRGAAGFRISDGQIVGPVAEITIAGTLPEMFRALSAANDLAFTRAVNVPTLRIDRMTVASG, encoded by the coding sequence ATGATCGATAAGGACGAGGCGCTGGCGCGCTGCCAGGAACTGGTGGGGCTGGCGCGCAAGGCAGGCGCGGATGCCGCCGATGCCGTGGTGCGGGCCGAAGCATCCGAAAGCGTCACCGTGCGACTCGGCGCGCTGGAGGATGTTTCGCGATCGGAGAGCGAAAGCCTCGCCCTGCGCGTCTTTCTCGGCCGCCGCTCAGCGAGCGTGCAGGCGAGCGATTTCGCGCCCGCGGCGCTTGGCGTGCTGGTAGAGCGCGCGCTGGAGATGGCACGGCTTGCGCCCGAGGACGCCTATGCCGGGCTCGCACCCGTGGAAGCGCTGATGCGCGAGGAGCCGCCCGATCTCGATCTCGCCGATCCGGTCGAGCCAGCCCCCGCCCGCCTGCGCGACCTGGCGGCGGAATGCGAGGATGCGGCGCGGGCCGTTGCCGGGGTCACCAATTCCAATGGCGGCAGCGCCGGCCATTCACGAAGCGTCAGCGCGCTTGCAACCTCGCACGGGGTCGCGCGCCGGGTCGAAGCGACCGGCCATTCGCTCTCGGCAAGCGTGATCGCGGGGCCAAGCGGCGCGATGCAGACCGACCACGCCTGGCGCAGCGCGCGCCATGCTGCGGACCTGGCCACCGCTGCGGAGATCGGACGTGAGGCGGGGGAGCGCGCTGCTGCGCGGGTGGGGCCGGGCAGTGTGGCGGGCGGCACCATGCCCGTGGTCTTCGATCCGCGCATCGGCAGCGGGCTCCTCGGCCATCTCCTCGGCGCGATGAACGGCGCCGCCGCGGCGCGGCAGGCAAGCTTCCTTTTGGGACGCGAGAACGAAGATTTGTTCGATCCCGCGATCCGCATCCTCGAAGATCCCTTGCGGCCGCGAGGCCTCGCCAGCCGGGCGATGGACGGCGAAGGGCTCAGCTGCGCCCCGCGCCCGCTGGTGGAGAACGGCCGTATCTTCGGCTGGCTGACCAATGCCGCCGCGGCGCGGCAATTGGGCGCGGCGCTGACCGGCCACGCCGCGCGCGGAGGGGGCGGCGCGCCGGGGATCGCTGCCAGCAATGTCCATCTTGAAAGCGGTACCTGCACACCCGAGGCGCTGATGGCCGATATCGCAGAGGGGCTCTACGTCACCGACCTGTTCGGCCAGGGCGTCAATCTCGTGACCGGCGACTACAGCCGCGGCGCGGCGGGCTTTCGTATCAGCGATGGCCAGATCGTCGGACCGGTGGCGGAGATCACCATTGCGGGCACGCTGCCCGAAATGTTCCGCGCACTCAGCGCCGCGAACGACCTCGCCTTCACCCGCGCGGTCAATGTCCCGACCCTGCGCATCGATCGCATGACTGTCGCGAGCGGTTAG
- a CDS encoding M61 family metallopeptidase, with the protein MTSRTALLALAFALAAQPAAAQLPEPSAPVQQPVATTPPVPADTPWPGGAMTLAIDASDTRRGLYRVTQTIPVPRGMTTLTLLYPEWLPGNHAPRGPISLLSDIRFSANGRPLAWRRNPLDVYQFDVTVPEGVRLVTASFAHTSPLQASEGRITMTQEMLNLQWEKMSLYPAGHYTRRIAVRPSVRFPEGWRAFTALDGQLVGGSTVTWDQTDYQRLVDSPIFAGRYAKDWTIGQNVTLDAVADKPAQLSIKPEHLTTFERMVTEADEIFGGRPFDRYRFLLAMTDRMGGIGLEHQRSSENQFEPDSLVKWDEMDWDRNVVAHELVHAWNGKYRRPEGLWTADYRLPMQNNLLWVYEGQTQFWGYVLAARSGLQKKETVLGMFAAAAATYSEGQPGRAWRSVEDTTFDPIISARRPLPYSSLQRSEDYYVEGALVWLEADQIIRRGTGGARGLDDFARAFFGATPGDPGQRTYDFAEVVRTLNGIHAYDWASFLDTRLRQSNQPAPLAGVTAAGYRLVWKDTMNPFDKGRFDHGKVVNLTYSLGLVLDSSGKVTSTLYDGPAFDAGIVNGAQIVAVNGEAYAKDVLTSAITAAKGGREPIRLLVKRGDRFDTIAVPYHGGLRWPWLEPVAAGEQGFDRLLRARTTP; encoded by the coding sequence ATGACAAGCCGCACCGCGCTCCTCGCGCTCGCCTTCGCCCTTGCCGCCCAACCCGCGGCCGCGCAGCTGCCGGAGCCTTCCGCGCCCGTCCAGCAGCCGGTCGCGACCACGCCCCCCGTGCCCGCCGACACCCCATGGCCGGGCGGGGCGATGACGCTTGCCATCGATGCCTCCGACACGCGGCGCGGGCTCTACCGGGTAACGCAGACGATCCCGGTGCCGCGCGGCATGACCACGCTGACCCTGCTCTATCCCGAATGGCTGCCTGGCAACCACGCGCCGCGCGGGCCGATCAGTCTTCTCTCCGACATCCGCTTTTCAGCAAACGGAAGGCCGCTCGCATGGCGGCGCAATCCGCTCGACGTCTATCAGTTCGACGTGACCGTGCCCGAAGGCGTGCGCCTCGTCACCGCCAGCTTCGCGCACACCAGCCCGCTGCAGGCGAGCGAGGGGCGCATCACCATGACGCAGGAGATGCTGAACCTTCAGTGGGAGAAGATGAGCCTTTATCCCGCGGGCCATTACACCCGCCGGATCGCGGTTCGGCCGAGCGTCAGGTTCCCCGAGGGATGGCGCGCCTTCACCGCGCTAGACGGCCAGCTTGTCGGCGGTTCCACGGTCACCTGGGACCAGACCGATTATCAGAGGCTGGTCGACTCGCCGATCTTCGCCGGGCGCTACGCGAAGGATTGGACCATCGGACAGAACGTGACGCTGGATGCAGTGGCCGACAAGCCGGCGCAGCTTTCTATCAAGCCGGAGCATCTGACGACCTTCGAGCGCATGGTCACCGAGGCCGACGAGATATTCGGCGGTCGGCCCTTCGACCGCTACCGCTTCCTCCTCGCCATGACCGACCGGATGGGCGGAATCGGTCTCGAGCACCAGCGTTCGAGCGAGAACCAGTTCGAGCCCGACAGCCTCGTCAAATGGGACGAGATGGATTGGGACCGCAATGTCGTCGCGCATGAGCTGGTCCACGCCTGGAACGGCAAGTATCGCCGGCCGGAGGGGCTGTGGACTGCGGACTATCGCCTTCCGATGCAGAACAATCTGCTCTGGGTCTACGAAGGGCAGACGCAGTTCTGGGGCTACGTGCTGGCGGCGCGGTCGGGGCTGCAGAAGAAGGAGACGGTGCTGGGCATGTTCGCCGCGGCGGCCGCGACCTATTCCGAAGGGCAGCCGGGCCGCGCTTGGCGCAGCGTCGAGGATACCACCTTCGACCCGATCATAAGTGCGCGGCGGCCCCTCCCCTACAGCTCGCTGCAGCGGAGCGAGGACTATTATGTCGAGGGCGCGCTGGTGTGGCTCGAAGCCGACCAGATCATCCGCCGCGGCACCGGCGGCGCGCGCGGGCTCGACGATTTCGCGCGCGCGTTCTTCGGCGCGACGCCCGGCGATCCAGGGCAGCGGACCTATGATTTCGCCGAAGTGGTGCGGACCCTCAACGGCATCCACGCCTATGATTGGGCGTCGTTCCTCGACACCCGCCTGCGACAGTCGAACCAGCCCGCGCCGCTCGCCGGCGTAACCGCGGCCGGCTATCGGCTGGTGTGGAAGGACACCATGAACCCCTTCGACAAGGGGCGCTTCGATCACGGCAAGGTGGTGAACCTGACCTATTCGCTCGGACTGGTGCTGGATTCGAGCGGCAAGGTCACCTCGACGCTCTATGATGGCCCGGCCTTCGATGCGGGCATCGTCAATGGGGCGCAGATCGTGGCGGTGAACGGCGAGGCCTATGCGAAGGACGTGCTGACTTCGGCGATCACCGCGGCCAAGGGCGGACGCGAGCCGATCCGCCTGCTGGTGAAGCGCGGCGATCGCTTCGACACGATTGCGGTGCCCTATCACGGCGGGCTGCGCTGGCCCTGGCTCGAGCCGGTAGCCGCCGGCGAACAGGGCTTCGACCGGCTGCTCAGGGCCCGCACCACACCCTGA
- the trmB gene encoding tRNA (guanine(46)-N(7))-methyltransferase TrmB, giving the protein MTANKPGDPTTLNRLYGRSQGKPLRAGQQALIDTLLPEIAVPVAGEVSAARLFGSDRPLHFEIGFGGGEHLAARADLLPDHGFIGAEPFVNGVAQALVHVRDGALGNIRIHHGDALEVLARVPDGALTMLYLLHPDPWPKARHAKRRMMNEGPLRLFADKLKPGGEFRFGTDHPVYLRHALMVMCRFTDRFEWLAEGPSDWQQRPSGWPETRYEAKARSVYGHEVWYFRFRRR; this is encoded by the coding sequence ATGACCGCGAACAAGCCCGGCGATCCGACCACTCTCAACCGCCTCTATGGCCGCAGTCAGGGCAAGCCTTTGCGCGCCGGGCAGCAGGCGCTGATCGACACGCTGCTGCCGGAGATCGCGGTGCCGGTGGCGGGGGAGGTGAGCGCCGCGCGCCTGTTCGGCTCGGACCGCCCGCTGCATTTCGAGATCGGCTTCGGCGGCGGCGAGCATCTCGCCGCGCGCGCCGATCTTCTCCCCGATCACGGTTTCATCGGCGCGGAGCCCTTCGTCAACGGCGTGGCGCAGGCACTGGTGCATGTCCGCGATGGCGCGCTCGGCAATATCCGCATCCATCACGGCGATGCGCTCGAGGTGCTGGCGCGTGTGCCCGATGGCGCGCTTACCATGCTCTATCTCCTCCACCCCGATCCCTGGCCCAAGGCGCGCCATGCCAAGCGGCGGATGATGAACGAGGGGCCATTGCGCCTCTTCGCCGACAAACTGAAACCCGGGGGAGAGTTCCGCTTCGGCACCGACCACCCGGTGTATCTGCGCCACGCGCTGATGGTGATGTGCCGGTTTACGGACCGCTTCGAGTGGCTGGCAGAGGGGCCTTCGGATTGGCAGCAGCGTCCCTCCGGCTGGCCGGAGACGCGCTACGAAGCCAAGGCCCGCAGCGTCTACGGACACGAAGTCTGGTATTTCCGCTTCCGCCGGCGGTGA
- the hisS gene encoding histidine--tRNA ligase, with translation MNKSSPQTPPAIRGTQDIFGADAEAFAFVVETFERVRKLYRFRPVEMPVFERTEVFARSIGETTDVVSKEMYTFADRSGESLTLRPEFTAGIARAYLTNGWQQHAPVKLATHGPAFRYERPQKGRFRQFHQIDAEIVGAAEPQADVELLAMADQLLRELGIEGVTLQLNTLGDADSREAWRAALVGYFREVRGELSDESQARLEKNPLRILDSKDPRDRRFLADAPRIDRFLSEEALRFFESVITGLDAAGVRWTRAQSLVRGLDYYRHTAFEFIPDEGSAAADALGSQSTILGGGRYDGLMESLGGPATPAVGWAAGIERLAMLVGERKEDEPDCVIVAGDDSVIPIANSVASALRSAGTSVEVVARGSPRKRFDKAVKIGGDTLVNIYLRDDGSVTWGVLGDPETGLPIQAKISHLFTE, from the coding sequence ATGAACAAGAGCTCGCCCCAAACCCCGCCAGCAATCCGCGGCACGCAGGACATCTTCGGCGCCGATGCAGAGGCCTTCGCCTTCGTGGTCGAGACCTTCGAGCGCGTGCGCAAGCTCTACCGCTTCCGCCCGGTCGAAATGCCGGTGTTCGAGCGTACCGAGGTGTTCGCCCGCTCGATCGGCGAGACCACCGATGTCGTCTCGAAGGAGATGTACACCTTCGCCGATCGCAGCGGGGAGAGCCTGACGCTGCGGCCCGAATTCACCGCCGGGATCGCGCGCGCCTATCTCACCAACGGCTGGCAGCAGCACGCGCCAGTGAAGCTTGCGACGCATGGCCCCGCGTTCCGCTACGAACGCCCGCAGAAGGGCCGCTTCCGCCAGTTCCATCAGATCGATGCCGAGATCGTCGGCGCGGCCGAGCCGCAGGCCGATGTCGAGCTGCTGGCGATGGCCGACCAGCTGCTGCGCGAGCTGGGCATCGAAGGCGTCACGCTCCAGCTCAACACGCTCGGCGATGCCGACAGCCGCGAGGCCTGGCGCGCGGCGCTGGTGGGGTATTTTCGCGAGGTGAGGGGCGAATTGAGCGATGAGTCGCAAGCGCGGCTCGAGAAGAACCCGCTTCGCATCCTCGACAGCAAGGACCCGCGCGATCGGCGCTTCCTGGCCGACGCCCCGAGGATCGACCGGTTCCTCTCCGAAGAGGCGCTGCGCTTCTTCGAAAGCGTCATCACCGGCCTCGACGCCGCAGGGGTGCGCTGGACCCGCGCGCAAAGCCTCGTCCGCGGCCTCGACTACTACCGCCACACCGCTTTCGAATTTATCCCCGACGAGGGGTCGGCGGCGGCGGATGCGCTGGGCAGCCAGAGCACGATCCTGGGCGGCGGGCGCTACGATGGCCTCATGGAAAGCCTCGGCGGCCCCGCCACCCCGGCGGTGGGCTGGGCCGCGGGCATCGAGCGGCTGGCGATGCTGGTGGGCGAGAGGAAGGAAGATGAGCCGGACTGCGTAATCGTCGCCGGCGACGATAGTGTCATTCCGATTGCCAACAGCGTAGCTTCGGCCCTCCGCTCTGCAGGTACCTCTGTCGAAGTCGTTGCTCGCGGTTCACCTCGCAAACGCTTTGATAAAGCTGTCAAGATCGGTGGCGACACGCTCGTGAACATCTACTTACGCGACGACGGCTCAGTGACATGGGGCGTATTGGGGGACCCCGAGACGGGTCTACCGATCCAAGCCAAGATTTCTCATCTATTCACCGAATAA
- a CDS encoding sulfite exporter TauE/SafE family protein, which produces MEFGAFDLGALLPFILIGFAAQLVDGAVGMAFGVIMNTLLVGVLGVPPATASKRVHVVECFTTFASAMSHLYHRNIDKALFLRLLLPGVAGGVTGAYLLSNIDGGFIKPFILAYLTLIGLYLLYRGLTHPPAPRPARVVAPLGLVGGFLDAMGGGGWGPVVTSNLLVQGAEPRRVVGTVSAVEFFLTVAISATFISQIGVAELAGATLGLLIGGVLGAPLGAWAAKHIPTKWMLILVGIVLTLTSGYGAWSAFVR; this is translated from the coding sequence ATGGAGTTCGGTGCCTTCGATCTCGGCGCGCTGCTGCCCTTCATCCTGATCGGCTTCGCGGCGCAGCTGGTCGATGGTGCTGTAGGGATGGCCTTCGGCGTAATCATGAACACGCTGCTCGTCGGCGTGCTTGGCGTGCCGCCGGCGACAGCCTCCAAGCGGGTGCATGTGGTCGAATGCTTCACCACCTTCGCTTCGGCCATGAGCCACCTCTACCACCGCAATATCGACAAGGCGCTGTTTTTGCGGCTGTTGCTGCCCGGCGTCGCGGGCGGCGTGACGGGCGCGTATCTTCTCTCGAATATCGACGGCGGCTTCATCAAGCCCTTCATTCTTGCCTACCTGACGCTCATCGGGCTGTATCTGCTGTATCGCGGGCTGACCCACCCGCCGGCGCCGCGGCCGGCGCGCGTAGTGGCGCCGCTGGGGCTGGTCGGCGGCTTTCTCGACGCGATGGGCGGCGGAGGCTGGGGGCCGGTGGTGACCAGCAATCTGCTGGTGCAGGGGGCGGAACCCCGGCGCGTGGTCGGCACGGTGAGCGCGGTCGAGTTCTTTCTGACGGTCGCGATCAGCGCGACCTTCATCTCGCAGATCGGCGTGGCGGAGCTGGCCGGCGCGACGCTCGGTCTGCTGATCGGCGGCGTGCTGGGCGCGCCGCTCGGCGCCTGGGCCGCGAAGCACATCCCCACCAAATGGATGCTGATTCTGGTCGGCATCGTGCTGACGCTGACCAGCGGCTATGGGGCCTGGTCGGCGTTCGTCAGATAA
- the ctrA gene encoding response regulator transcription factor CtrA: MRVLLIEDEPTTAKAIELMLTTEGFNVYSTDLGEEGLDLGKLYDYDIILLDLNLPDMHGYDVLKKLRVAKVQTPVLILSGIAEMDSKIRSFGFGADDYVTKPFHREELVARIHAVVRRSKGHSQSVIRTGKLAVNLDTKTVEVDGARVHLTGKEYAMLELLSLRKGTTLTKEMFLNHLYGGMDEPELKIIDVFICKLRKKLAHACGGENYIETVWGRGYVLRDPGEEAEAA; the protein is encoded by the coding sequence ATGCGTGTTTTGCTGATCGAGGACGAGCCGACCACTGCCAAGGCGATCGAGCTCATGCTGACGACCGAAGGCTTCAACGTCTATTCGACCGACCTCGGCGAAGAGGGCCTGGATCTCGGCAAGCTCTACGATTACGACATCATCCTGCTCGATCTGAACCTGCCTGACATGCACGGCTATGACGTGCTGAAGAAGCTGCGCGTCGCCAAGGTCCAGACGCCGGTGCTGATCCTGTCGGGCATCGCCGAGATGGATTCGAAGATCAGGAGCTTCGGGTTCGGCGCGGACGATTACGTGACGAAGCCCTTCCACCGCGAGGAACTGGTGGCGCGCATTCATGCTGTCGTGCGCCGTTCCAAGGGCCACAGCCAGTCGGTCATCCGCACCGGCAAGCTGGCGGTCAATCTCGATACGAAGACGGTCGAGGTCGACGGCGCAAGGGTCCATCTGACCGGCAAGGAATATGCGATGCTGGAGCTGCTTTCGCTCCGCAAGGGCACCACTTTGACCAAGGAAATGTTCCTCAACCACCTTTACGGCGGGATGGACGAGCCCGAACTCAAGATCATCGACGTATTCATTTGCAAGCTGCGCAAGAAGCTCGCTCATGCCTGCGGCGGGGAGAACTATATCGAAACCGTCTGGGGCCGCGGCTATGTGCTGCGCGATCCGGGCGAAGAGGCGGAAGCCGCCTGA
- the lptB gene encoding LPS export ABC transporter ATP-binding protein has translation MADIASPRRGAADLAEEAAADAAPPIPQGGLEVISIAKSYDKRQVLTDISLTVGKGEVLGLLGPNGAGKTTCFYSIMGLVRPDSGRILMDGMDVTRLPMYRRAILGLGYLPQETSIFRGMTVEQNINCVLEMVEPDADVRGAELDRLLDEFGLQRLRTSPAMALSGGERRRAEIARALAAKPSIMLLDEPFAGIDPLSISDIRDLVKDLKTRGIGVLITDHNVRETLEIVDRACIIYGGRVLFAGTPQALVADENVRRLYLGEEFTL, from the coding sequence ATGGCCGATATCGCTTCCCCGCGCCGCGGCGCTGCCGATCTTGCCGAGGAGGCAGCGGCAGACGCCGCGCCGCCGATTCCTCAGGGCGGGCTCGAGGTGATCTCGATCGCCAAAAGCTACGACAAGCGCCAGGTGCTGACCGACATTTCGCTGACGGTGGGCAAGGGCGAGGTGCTTGGACTGCTTGGGCCCAATGGCGCCGGCAAGACCACCTGCTTCTATTCCATCATGGGCCTCGTCCGCCCCGATTCGGGCCGCATCCTGATGGACGGCATGGATGTGACGCGGCTGCCCATGTACCGCCGCGCGATCCTCGGGCTGGGCTATCTGCCGCAGGAAACCAGCATCTTCCGGGGCATGACGGTCGAACAGAATATCAATTGCGTGCTCGAGATGGTGGAGCCCGATGCGGATGTGCGCGGGGCGGAGCTTGACCGGCTGCTCGACGAGTTCGGCTTGCAACGGCTGCGCACCAGCCCGGCGATGGCGCTCTCGGGGGGCGAGCGGCGGCGGGCCGAGATCGCCCGCGCCCTGGCCGCCAAGCCTTCGATCATGCTGCTCGACGAGCCCTTCGCCGGCATCGACCCGCTCTCGATCAGCGATATCCGCGATCTTGTGAAGGACCTGAAGACGCGCGGCATCGGCGTGCTCATCACCGACCACAATGTCCGCGAGACGCTCGAGATCGTGGACCGCGCCTGCATTATCTACGGGGGCCGCGTGCTCTTCGCCGGTACTCCGCAAGCGCTGGTGGCAGACGAAAATGTGCGGCGTCTTTATCTCGGGGAGGAGTTTACGCTGTGA
- the rpoN gene encoding RNA polymerase factor sigma-54: MTLGPRLEIRQSQSLVMTPQLQQAIKLLALSNLELESHIAEALEANPLLELGEVTREAGEESMAPAEREAAPLLDSAGGGEEAPLDVEASTLDPEAAPGDAEWGRAAESFGGELPDLENRGGEGRTLAEHLFTQIGAAAHDAREALVAARLVGEIDETGYFTGDFGVLAAELAVPRAEIERGLALIQTLDPTGVGARSLSECLALQARDADRYDPCMARLIDNLDALAKGEVARLKRLCEVDDEDFADMLAELRGYDPKPGLKFGGGGEAALVPDVLVSPAKDGGWTITLNEDSLPRLVVNRAYYLELKDGCVDRRSKAWLGDHLAAANWLIRALDQRARTILKVAAEIVKRQGGFFREGVIAMRPLVLREVADAIEMHESTVSRVTSNKYLACPRGVFEMKYFFSSRVAAADGEAASSEAVKARIRSLVDAEEAKAVLSDEALVGLLRAEGFDLARRTVAKYREAAGIGSSAQRRRAKKLAGAL, encoded by the coding sequence GTGACCCTCGGCCCCCGCCTCGAGATCCGCCAGTCGCAATCGCTGGTGATGACGCCGCAGCTCCAGCAGGCGATCAAGCTGCTGGCGCTCTCCAACCTTGAGCTCGAAAGCCACATTGCCGAAGCGCTCGAAGCCAATCCGCTGCTCGAGCTGGGCGAGGTCACGCGCGAGGCGGGGGAAGAGAGCATGGCTCCCGCCGAACGCGAAGCTGCACCCCTGCTCGACAGCGCGGGGGGCGGGGAGGAGGCGCCGCTCGATGTCGAGGCGAGCACGCTCGACCCCGAAGCGGCGCCCGGCGATGCCGAGTGGGGCCGCGCGGCGGAAAGCTTTGGCGGGGAACTGCCCGATCTGGAAAACCGCGGTGGGGAGGGGCGGACGCTGGCCGAGCATCTCTTCACCCAGATCGGCGCGGCCGCGCATGACGCGCGCGAGGCGCTGGTCGCGGCGCGGCTTGTGGGGGAGATCGACGAGACGGGCTATTTCACAGGCGACTTTGGAGTTCTCGCAGCCGAACTGGCCGTGCCGCGCGCCGAGATCGAACGTGGGCTGGCGCTGATCCAGACGCTCGATCCCACCGGTGTCGGGGCGCGCAGCCTTTCCGAATGTCTGGCCCTGCAGGCCAGGGACGCCGATCGCTACGATCCCTGCATGGCGCGGTTGATCGACAATCTGGACGCGCTGGCCAAGGGCGAGGTCGCGCGGCTGAAGCGGCTTTGCGAAGTCGATGACGAGGATTTCGCCGATATGCTGGCGGAATTGCGCGGTTACGACCCCAAGCCCGGCCTCAAGTTCGGCGGCGGCGGGGAGGCGGCGCTTGTGCCCGATGTGCTGGTGTCCCCGGCAAAGGACGGAGGATGGACCATCACGCTTAACGAGGACAGCCTGCCGCGGCTGGTGGTGAACCGCGCCTATTATCTCGAGCTCAAGGACGGGTGCGTCGACCGGCGCAGCAAGGCTTGGCTCGGTGACCATCTCGCGGCGGCAAACTGGCTGATCCGCGCGCTCGACCAGCGGGCGCGCACCATCCTCAAGGTCGCGGCCGAGATCGTGAAGCGGCAGGGCGGCTTCTTCCGCGAAGGCGTCATTGCGATGCGCCCGCTGGTGTTGCGCGAAGTCGCCGACGCCATCGAAATGCACGAAAGCACGGTGAGCCGCGTAACCAGCAACAAATATCTCGCCTGCCCGCGCGGCGTATTCGAGATGAAGTACTTCTTCTCCAGCCGCGTGGCGGCGGCGGACGGGGAGGCGGCGAGCTCCGAAGCGGTCAAGGCCCGCATTCGCTCTCTGGTCGATGCGGAGGAGGCGAAGGCGGTGCTCTCGGACGAAGCCCTGGTCGGTCTGCTGAGAGCCGAAGGGTTCGACCTCGCGCGGCGCACCGTCGCCAAATACCGCGAGGCGGCGGGGATCGGCTCCTCCGCCCAACGCCGCCGCGCGAAGAAGCTGGCGGGAGCGCTTTAA